Part of the Falco rusticolus isolate bFalRus1 chromosome 2, bFalRus1.pri, whole genome shotgun sequence genome is shown below.
tttATATTGATGCAATACAAAAGCAGAGCGCACAATGTATGTCACCTGTCATTTATGAGAAGCATTTGAGGTATTacatttttgaagtgttttaaaaatggacTGTCTgcaaattcattattttttctgtattcccCAAACATGGGGGAGGTATCTCAGAAACTGATATGAAAACACTcctagacatttttttttttccctagaagtAAAAATTTTGGAAGATAAATAGCTGTAATAAAACATTATGAAGTTGaaaagtgtttgcttttaataCTGATCATCTGTAAGCTCCTTCaagtttttttattaatatttactgATTTCTTAGGCTACAAAgtatcactttattttttattatatttattattctaTGGATTGagaatatttcagaaacagcaaaactgtgtTTGTTACTGAATGTAATTATAACTCGACAGCTATAAATGCCAGGACTGAATAACTGAAAACATATGCTATATGCCTGAAATTTTAAGGATGATGAAACTGTCACATTAGTAGCACACAGCATGTTATAAAGAACTCCCACAACGTAGCAGTTGTTCAAAAGTTGTACCCATCCGGTCATTCTATCTTTATAAGAAGATATATAACACTAGATGATGAtttattcaaaacacagctgcagcccaacctaaaggtaataaaaaaaaaaaaaaaagcaatcaaccaacccccccccccaaaaaaaaaacccaaaccaaaacaaacaaccaagcaccacaaaaggctttttaaattacagtgttAAAGCCATGTCGGTGCAcacagaataacagaaaagcatttccagaaaGCCCAAATTTTATTCTCCTCAGGCTTTATTTTGAGGGAGGACAGGtgagggagcagaggcagagcagcagtgcaaacacccggcagccccgcgggcTCTCCCCGCCTAACGTGAGCGATGGCTGCACATGCCGCCCCCGAGGACGGGGATGGCGACCCCCGCGTGcgggcgcccccggcccggccggaGCAGCGCGGCGGCGCGTTCTGCGGCGGCGGGGGTTGCGCGGTAGCCCCGGACCGACccaccggccccgccgcctgcGGAGCCCGCTCCACCGCACCGCGGAGCGCGGCTGCAGCCGAGCCCCCCGCCCGGGCGGGCGCCCCGCGTTAGGTCAAACTTTTATTTCGCCCGTCATTTCGCACCGCGGCCGCCGGGACCGGCCGACCACGCTCCTGCATCCCCTCGCTGCGGCGGGGGGGCACACACAGCCCCGCCGCCACAGCTCGGCCGCCGCCCGCGAGCATCCCGGGCTCCCCCGGGCACAGCCCTCCCCCGTCCCCTCCCACCCGGCTTTATGGGCCGCCGGGGGTCGCCAGCTGCCCCCCCCTCTGCGCCGGGGGgcggaggagggggggaaagcgcggccccgcggcccggggCCCCCGCGCTGCTCCCTCGCCCCGGCGGCGCGGACCCGACGgcctccccccgccctccccagccctcGGCCGAAACGTGGGGACAGCCGGCGGTGCCGGGAGGCGGGACCCCGGCGCGGGGGACGCGGCGGAGCTACCCGCACCTGCGGGGATGCGGTGGGGGTGACGGGAGAGGGGCACCGCGCAGCCCCGGCGCCGCTCCTCACCTTTCATCCAGTCGACGACTTGGCTCGGCGACCACTTACTGACGGGCTCCATGATGAGGGCCatggggggcgcgggggcgcggggctcgGGCGGCCGCCGCTCTCCGGGCGAGGGGCGAGGCTGTGCGGGGCGTCGGGACCGCGCTGCCCGGGGcccgagcggcggcggcgggaggagaGAGACGCTAAATCCCCGCTTGCCTCCGCTGCGATCGCTCGCTCGCTCGCCGCCTCTGTGCCTCTCTGGGGATTTCAGTTCATGTTGCCGGCacggcggggagggggtggaggaggaggaggaggaagggggaggaggcggcggcaCGCTCCGACGCCTCCCGCCCCCGCggacccgcgggcagcggcggcggctcccggccccgccgagAGGTTGGTCCCCGCTAtgcccggctcggctcggctcggctgCGCCCGGCTCTGCCCGCCGGCTCCCGCGGCTCTCCGCGGCCGCGGCTGCCGCGCCGGTGTCTTTTTCTCCTGGCGGAAATGACGAGGCGGCTCCTGCCACCCGAAAATATCTCCAAGTGCAATGGGAAGCGACACCCGAGGgccgcccggggcgggggcgcgggggggccgCGATGACTCGCAAGGTGGCGCCgccgggggggcgcggggcgggcgtggggcggcggcagcgccgggcacctgctcccgccgcgccgggggcagcggggggcgcCTGCGGGGACGCGCTGGCGTGCGGGGGGTGGGTTTGCTGGgatttttccctggaaaaaatgCATCGCTGCGTGGGCgggaaaagtaatttctatttatttatttatttgtttgtttttattttttttagcaaggcCCGACCGTAAAACGGCAGTGACGGACGGTGCCGCCGCaggccgggcggggggcggccgggcgggcagcACCGGTGGCTGGCGGGCGGCCCTGGGCCGGggcccgccggggcggggggcgcagcaGGGGAGCTGGCCGGTTGCtgcgcccgccgcgccccgggggTGCGGCAGTGGGGCAGGCTGCAGTGCGGCCCACCGGGGCACGGACCAGGCAACTTCGGCAGGGGGAGGGCACCGCCGGTGCCTCCTCTGCCCTCGCTGTCCCCTGAGTTGCACCGCCAAGGTGTGGTGGCTGCGGGTGCCAAAAGCCACTCTCCCTGCAGCGGATCGTCTTCGCTGGAGCCGTTCATCTTCCCCTGTTGTGTCCCCCCCAGGCTGCATCATCCAGGAGCCTACCCCGAGGGGGCGATTCCCACAGACCACGCTCCTAGGAGGCCCTCCCAAGCGTAGAGCGACTCCTCCTAGAATGGCGGTGGGTGCTTTTCAGGCACCCTTCCTTGGAGCCTCCACTCCGAGGAGGTGGCAGCCCCACCTCCAGCAGAGCTCCAGGCTGGGGATACATTCATACCACTAAAGGGTGCTTTCCTGCTAGCAAGCTGGCCAgtgcacagctctgcctgcattTGCATTCACCCTGCTTCTCCTGCCAAGGCTGAGTCGACAGCCATCGAGATGTTCCCTCTGATGGTGTCTACTGCTGAACACCAGCTGCTGACGCTGACATTTAATATCTGTACATCAGGAAAAAAGAGGATTCCCTCCGCCCCGAAGTGGCAACAGCAAAGGAATGCCTCTGCATGGCGTGGGCAAGGGCTGAAGCTCTCCCATTTTGGTGCATGGGGCTGAAGCACCAGCAGCGAGGGCCGGTGAGGCACTCATAGGGTTGGTAACACCTCTCCCTGGAGACCCAGGAAGAGTCTCCCTAGCAGCATTAGGCTCAACCCTCACTTTGACAGTTGTACTTGTCCTTGAGAATAAACttctttttattgaaaactGGAGCTTACACACTGTAACTTCCTCAAATCTGGCTCTAGAGTTGTGTCTTCTGTGTCATTTCCCGCCAACACACTGACAAGGCCATCTGCGTTACCTAAAGCCACTGGAACAATAAACTTCACTTGCAAATTAaggctgactttttttctttatgaaaggCTTTAAAGGTATGCAGGATCCTTACATACTGAGTTATTGTTGTTGAAAGAGCATGTCataattttaattagaaacCAGCAGTCTGAAAAGGTTTACAAGTAAACAGCTAAGGCCAGACTAAAACCTGGCATGTAAATTTGTAACACCATTGTGTAATTCTCATTGTGCTGAAAAGTTCCTCGTGGGTGAGGAAAGGGGAAGTTAGTTCTCAGTAGATATGTATGAAGTCCTATAGTCCGTAATTACGGCATGCACCGGGATCCCTATAGCTTGCCAAGGTAATTTGTAGCTAAAGTGAGTTTTTCAGTAAAGCACCTGTGACCCAATACTGTCCCAGTGGTCAGTGTCTGTTACTTTTAAAGCCCCTTCATAGTGGTTGTAGCAAATTATGGAATGGTAAAAGGGATCTTACTCCCCCAATTCAGTAAGCCAATGATGTGTGGAGCATGGGATCTAATTATGATTCTTCGCACAGACCATAGCCATCTCATAAATACTGGGGTCAATCCCACTGTTTTACTTAGCTCTTGTTTCAGTCTCACTGAAAAGCATTGGCTTGGCTATGGTGGGGAGGATTTGGCTCATTGTAAGTGATGATAAAATTATCCAGCCATGGTATTTAACTTGATGACCTATTACATCAATGAATTCTGTAGTCAGGACATgtgctacataaaagcatttttttaacttgctctAAATTTATTACtgcttgattttattattattctcttTCTAGGGTAAGAAGTCAAAAGGAGATCTGAATGACTTTTAATGCTGACCTTCTTAAACTGAAGTGTCTCAGCCAAAATGTGTTAACCAAAGTCTTTTGGctgttttcatctttcagtTTAGTGGCCCATCATCTTGCCGTCACACCTGCATGAGTCAGGCCTTTTATGTAAAACATATAGGACAGGCTTCTGCAGAGACACTGAACTGCAGAATTATGTTCTAACTCGTCTTTTATAATTACTCTGGTCCATATAGTGCATgactgtgattaaaaaaatataaatatacatgtCCTTGTTAGGTAAGTCTCAGTTTATTAGGTagtaaacataaaaataagtaCACAGTAAAATTCAATATTGAAAGAATAATAACAGGAATGAGTTTGCAGCTGAAGTACAAGCCTGAAGGCAGCAGTATAGATTATATATCAGCTTAAATATCCATTCTCCAAACATCCATGGACATAGATGGACAGCTCCAGCAGGCAATTTCAGGCACACACACCTCTTGGATCAGCACTCAAGCCTGCAAGCTCACAGAAGGTGTTGCCTTTCTGTCATGGTACATTGTCAAGACCAAAACTCCCTAGAGTTTGGCTGGCAATCGTAGCTGCTACAGCAATACAAATTGTAAATAATACCAGTAAATAGTTCAAGTATGTCTGCTAATATACATTTTGTTCCTGTTCAGTCAATAGGAGAACTTCTGAAGTAAGGCACTGCTCAGCCTGAATAATGGCAGCAGAATTAGATCCAGGTTTTAACACTGGTACATTAAGTGGGCATTTGGGCAATGTACAAGAAGCCAGACTCAATAGCAAGTGCCAGTGACGGGTACAAGTGTAACTGTGGGTTCCCCAGAAACTTCATGGACTTTCTGCTAGGCATCAACAACGCTCAGCAATGACAATTTGAAATATTGCCCTGAAGTTATGGAAAGGAATTTTGCTCTCAAAAGATGTTGGTTCTGGTGCTAGGtgttaaagcagattttttcaaggggaaggaaaatgagaacaAGTGGAGGTAAACTAACAGTAACAAAAGCCGAGGTCTGATAAACCCagttggattaaaaaaaaaccaaacaagcgAAATGAAAAAGCTAATACTTTCTTCAAGTTAGGAAAGTTTGTGTTTATATAACAAATAAATTCCTGATTTTTACAAGGGAGGCTTTATTTCATAAGACTCAAGCTCTTCCATCAGTATTAGCTCATGCTACAAATATCTCCTTTGTATGCTGTATCCATGTTACTAGAGCctattttcttccacagcttGGGACAACATGTAAAGCAAATTGCTACTCTTCTTGAATAAAGACACTGGGATTGTCCCTTGCCTGGTAGGGCTGCCATCTGTCCTGTGTTCCCTGGGGTCTTTCTGCTGTCAGCATGGTGCCTGCACTGATACCTCGTCAATGCAAGGactgctgtccctgccagggcaggcatCTTCCAAGGGGAAGTGGGAATGacaaggaagggaagggaataaCAAGTAGCCTTGGTGGCAGGGGGCCATGGGCAAgtaaaggaggaagaggaaggtccatggcagagcagaggtgcaGTGAGACAGTAAGCCTCTGAGGAGGGTAGAGGCAGGGACAGATCAGGGAAGTTGAGGGAAGCAAAGGGACTTAGATGGAGTTCAAGACTCAAGCCAATTCAGAGGGACACACCGTGCTGACCAGTTGGCCCTGGCGCTGGAGC
Proteins encoded:
- the LOC119143558 gene encoding hapless 2-like is translated as MGGAGARGSGGRRSPGEGRGCAGRRDRAARGPSGGGGRRETLNPRLPPLRSLARSPPLCLSGDFSSCCRHGGEGVEEEEEEGGGGGGTLRRLPPPRTRGQRRRLPAPPRARPDRKTAVTDGAAAGRAGGGRAGSTGGWRAALGRGPPGRGAQQGSWPVAAPAAPRGCGSGAGCSAAHRGTDQATSAGGGHRRCLLCPRCPLSCTAKVWWLRVPKATLPAADRLRWSRSSSPVVSPPGCIIQEPTPRGRFPQTTLLGGPPKRRATPPRMAVGAFQAPFLGASTPRRWQPHLQQSSRLGIHSYH